The following are encoded together in the Sphingomonas insulae genome:
- a CDS encoding TldD/PmbA family protein, whose protein sequence is MHRRDFLAATGMALGGGVLPSFLGRAIAAEELQSTIDVAVKKRLADAALNAAKSAGATYCDVRVGRYMRQFVITREANVQNVVNTESLGTGVRVIADGAWGFSATNDMTPEAVAKAAQLAVAIAKANAKTQTAPVQLAPTPGVGSVSWKTPIVKNAMAVPLKDKVDLLLGVNAAAQGAGANFVNSMLFLVNEQKYFASTDGSYIDQDVHRIWAPMTVTAIDKASGKFRTREGLSAPMGMGFEYLDGNAKDRFVSPNGVVNYGLSYDMKEDAIAAAKQAQAKLKAPSVKPGKYDLVLDPSHTWLTIHESIGHPLELDRVLGYEANYAGTSFVTLDKVKERFQYGSAKVNIVADKLQPGSLGAVGYDDEGVKTKKWDLIRDGKLVDLEAIRDQAKLLGKSASDGCCYADSWSSVQFQRMPNVSLEPGKAKQSVADMIGGVENGIYIVGDGSFSIDQQRYNAQFGGQLFYEIKNGKITQQIEDVAYQIRTPEFWNACVGVCDASDYRMGGSFFDGKGQPAQVSTVSHGSSTARFNGINVINTARSLG, encoded by the coding sequence TTGCATAGACGCGATTTCCTGGCCGCAACCGGCATGGCGCTGGGAGGCGGCGTGCTGCCGTCCTTCCTCGGTCGCGCGATCGCGGCGGAAGAGCTGCAATCGACCATCGACGTCGCCGTCAAGAAGCGGCTCGCCGATGCCGCCTTGAACGCTGCCAAGTCGGCGGGCGCGACCTATTGCGACGTCCGCGTCGGCCGCTACATGCGCCAGTTCGTCATCACGCGCGAAGCCAACGTCCAGAACGTGGTCAACACCGAATCGCTGGGCACCGGCGTGCGCGTCATCGCCGATGGCGCCTGGGGCTTTTCCGCCACCAACGACATGACGCCGGAGGCGGTGGCCAAGGCGGCGCAGCTCGCGGTCGCCATCGCCAAGGCGAATGCCAAGACGCAGACTGCGCCCGTCCAGCTGGCGCCCACGCCCGGCGTCGGGTCGGTCAGCTGGAAGACGCCGATCGTCAAGAATGCGATGGCGGTGCCGCTCAAGGACAAGGTCGACCTGTTGCTCGGCGTCAATGCCGCCGCACAGGGGGCTGGTGCCAATTTCGTCAATTCAATGCTGTTTCTGGTCAACGAGCAGAAGTATTTCGCCAGCACCGACGGATCGTACATCGACCAGGACGTCCACCGCATCTGGGCACCGATGACGGTCACCGCGATCGACAAGGCGAGCGGCAAGTTCCGTACCCGCGAAGGCCTGTCGGCGCCGATGGGCATGGGCTTCGAATATCTGGACGGCAACGCCAAGGACAGGTTCGTCTCGCCCAACGGCGTCGTCAATTACGGCCTGTCCTACGACATGAAGGAGGACGCGATCGCCGCTGCGAAGCAGGCGCAGGCAAAGCTGAAGGCGCCGTCGGTCAAGCCGGGCAAGTACGACCTTGTCCTCGACCCGTCGCATACCTGGCTGACCATCCACGAAAGCATCGGGCATCCCCTCGAGCTGGACCGTGTGCTCGGCTACGAGGCGAATTACGCCGGCACGAGCTTCGTCACGCTCGACAAGGTGAAGGAGCGATTCCAGTACGGCAGCGCCAAGGTCAACATCGTCGCCGACAAGCTGCAACCCGGCAGCCTCGGCGCGGTCGGCTATGACGACGAGGGCGTGAAGACCAAAAAGTGGGATTTGATCCGCGACGGCAAGCTCGTCGATCTGGAAGCGATCCGCGACCAGGCGAAACTTCTGGGCAAGAGCGCGTCGGACGGGTGCTGCTACGCCGACAGCTGGTCGAGCGTGCAGTTCCAGCGCATGCCCAACGTCAGCCTCGAACCCGGCAAGGCGAAACAAAGCGTCGCCGACATGATCGGCGGGGTCGAGAACGGCATCTACATCGTCGGCGACGGCAGCTTCTCGATCGACCAGCAGCGCTACAATGCGCAATTCGGCGGTCAGCTGTTCTACGAGATCAAGAACGGCAAGATCACCCAACAGATCGAGGACGTCGCCTACCAGATCCGCACGCCGGAATTCTGGAACGCCTGCGTCGGCGTCTGCGATGCCAGCGATTACCGGATGGGAGGGAGCTTCTTCGACGGCAAGGGCCAGCCGGCGCAGGTGTCGACCGTCAGCCACGGGTCCTCGACCGCGCGGTTCAACGGCATCAACGTCATCAACACCGCCCGTTCGCTCGGCTGA
- a CDS encoding AAA family ATPase has protein sequence MTEADIEVRLSGLADLRAAIGQAIVGQAAVVEQLLIGLIAGGHCLLEGVPGLGKTLLVRSLGEALHLDFRRVQFTPDLMPSDILGTELLEEDHGTGKRHFRFQQGPVFTNLLLADELNRTPPKTQAALLEAMQERTVSYGGTTHVLPTPFFVLATQNPIEQAGTYPLPEAQLDRFLLHVRLDYPTEAEERDILAATTGSGLATVPRVMSGDDVLALQSLVRDVHLSPDLLDWITRLIRATRPGEAMPDAVRSYVRWGAGPRAGQSLVLAAKARALLHGRLAATREDVAALAAPVLRHRLILAFAAEAEGISPDTVVDRLLATVRGPGA, from the coding sequence ATGACCGAAGCCGATATCGAAGTGCGCCTGTCCGGGCTCGCCGACCTGCGCGCCGCGATCGGGCAGGCGATCGTCGGGCAGGCGGCGGTGGTCGAGCAGCTGCTGATCGGGCTGATCGCCGGCGGCCATTGCCTGCTGGAGGGCGTGCCGGGCCTCGGCAAGACGTTGCTGGTCCGCTCGCTCGGCGAGGCGCTCCACCTCGATTTCCGCCGCGTCCAGTTCACGCCGGACCTGATGCCCAGCGACATCCTCGGCACCGAATTGCTCGAGGAGGACCATGGCACCGGCAAGCGCCACTTTCGCTTCCAGCAGGGTCCCGTCTTCACCAACCTGCTGCTCGCGGACGAACTCAACCGCACGCCGCCCAAGACGCAGGCGGCGCTGCTGGAGGCGATGCAGGAACGCACCGTCAGCTATGGCGGCACGACGCATGTGCTGCCGACGCCGTTCTTCGTACTCGCTACCCAGAACCCGATCGAACAGGCCGGCACCTATCCGCTGCCCGAAGCGCAACTCGATCGTTTCCTGCTCCACGTCCGGCTCGACTATCCGACCGAGGCGGAGGAGCGCGACATCCTTGCAGCGACCACCGGCAGCGGGCTGGCGACGGTGCCGCGGGTGATGTCGGGCGACGACGTGCTGGCGCTTCAGTCGCTGGTCCGCGATGTCCATCTTAGCCCCGATCTGCTCGACTGGATAACACGGTTGATCCGCGCCACGCGGCCGGGCGAGGCGATGCCGGACGCCGTGCGGAGTTACGTCCGCTGGGGCGCCGGCCCCCGCGCCGGCCAGTCGCTAGTCCTCGCCGCAAAGGCGCGCGCGTTGCTGCACGGCCGATTGGCGGCAACGCGTGAAGACGTCGCGGCGCTCGCTGCGCCGGTGCTGCGCCATCGTCTGATCCTCGCCTTTGCGGCGGAAGCGGAGGGGATCAGTCCCGATACCGTCGTCGACCGGCTGCTCGCCACGGTTCGAGGACCCGGTGCCTGA
- a CDS encoding DUF4159 domain-containing protein, with protein sequence MTTGMGRAPGLTRHDVLRGMIFALASTLVPRAAAAAGAYDFWFTRLRYDSGDWDVDQRMPSNLLTSLVDYTNLRIDPKERVVALADPKMLTAPFCYMAGHRLVEFNAAERRNFERYVRSGGFVFVDDCNHDIDGLFAQSFERQMRAIFGPKALAKLPPKHPIFTSFFKFDGPPNTGFELNGWGDDLVHEYLRGITIDGRLNLLYSNKDYGCEWDYDWRNKRFLAQDNTKFGVNIVMYALNS encoded by the coding sequence GTGACCACGGGCATGGGGCGGGCGCCTGGACTGACCCGCCACGACGTCCTTCGCGGCATGATCTTCGCGCTCGCCTCCACCCTCGTTCCCCGCGCCGCTGCCGCGGCGGGGGCCTATGACTTCTGGTTCACGCGGCTGCGCTACGACAGCGGCGACTGGGACGTCGACCAGCGCATGCCCAGCAACCTGCTGACCTCGCTGGTCGATTACACCAATCTGCGGATCGACCCGAAGGAACGCGTTGTCGCGCTCGCCGACCCCAAGATGCTGACCGCGCCATTCTGTTACATGGCGGGCCACCGGCTGGTTGAATTCAACGCTGCCGAACGCCGCAATTTCGAACGCTACGTCCGCAGCGGCGGCTTCGTGTTTGTCGATGATTGCAATCACGATATCGACGGCCTGTTCGCGCAAAGCTTCGAACGGCAGATGCGCGCGATATTCGGGCCCAAGGCGCTCGCCAAGCTGCCGCCGAAGCATCCCATCTTCACCAGTTTCTTCAAGTTCGACGGGCCGCCCAACACCGGGTTCGAACTCAACGGGTGGGGCGACGACCTCGTCCATGAATATCTGCGCGGCATCACCATCGATGGCCGGCTGAACCTGCTCTACAGCAACAAGGACTACGGGTGCGAATGGGATTACGACTGGCGCAACAAGCGGTTCCTGGCGCAGGACAATACGAAGTTCGGCGTCAACATCGTGATGTACGCGCTCAATTCGTGA
- a CDS encoding DUF3597 family protein, producing the protein MSIFGNIMGKIFHHKADTASAPQQPPQTTQAAPAQAPAPAAAPPAAPAAPAQPVDVGAVLAEMAAMKNGGGNYQSSIVDLLKLLDLDSSLSARKELGQELGVHAGDDGSAEQNIALHKAVMAKLAENGGIVPDSLRN; encoded by the coding sequence TTGAGCATCTTCGGCAATATCATGGGCAAGATCTTTCATCACAAAGCGGACACCGCATCCGCACCGCAGCAGCCGCCGCAGACGACCCAGGCCGCTCCGGCGCAGGCCCCCGCTCCGGCCGCGGCACCCCCGGCAGCGCCAGCCGCGCCGGCGCAGCCGGTCGACGTCGGCGCTGTTCTGGCCGAGATGGCGGCGATGAAGAACGGCGGTGGCAACTATCAAAGTTCGATCGTCGATCTGCTGAAGCTGCTCGACCTCGATTCCAGCCTTTCGGCCCGTAAGGAGCTGGGTCAGGAACTGGGGGTCCATGCCGGTGACGACGGCAGCGCCGAACAGAATATCGCGCTGCACAAGGCAGTGATGGCAAAGCTTGCCGAAAACGGCGGGATCGTGCCGGACAGCCTGCGGAACTGA
- a CDS encoding CsbD family protein yields MNQDQIEGVATDLTGKVKESFGKATGDTQTEGAGAADQLSGKVQKTIGDTKEAVARNAAPLADKARKFANDRPWTAAALVGVVGVAILNTLRGKKA; encoded by the coding sequence ATGAACCAGGATCAGATCGAAGGCGTGGCGACCGACCTTACCGGCAAGGTCAAGGAATCGTTCGGCAAGGCGACGGGCGACACGCAGACCGAGGGCGCCGGTGCCGCCGATCAGCTGAGCGGCAAGGTGCAGAAGACGATCGGCGATACCAAGGAAGCCGTTGCCCGGAATGCCGCGCCGCTCGCCGACAAGGCGCGCAAGTTCGCCAACGATCGCCCCTGGACCGCTGCCGCGCTGGTCGGTGTCGTCGGTGTTGCGATCCTGAACACGCTGCGGGGCAAGAAGGCGTAA
- a CDS encoding DUF4142 domain-containing protein yields the protein MLKKTMMILSASALALAACGQKTDTANTTDTSMATNDGATFDAGNVGMAGDNATVPATGGQVFANTAAASDAFEIATSKLALDNSNSAAVKKYANQMIAAHTASTDKLKATTSGLTPAITPDPKLNAEQQATVDALQGKKGADFDTAYIAAQQSGHQQTLDMLKAYGATGDVPALKTFATGLVPTVAAHLNMAKGLKS from the coding sequence ATGTTGAAGAAAACCATGATGATCCTGTCGGCATCGGCCTTGGCGCTCGCCGCCTGCGGCCAGAAGACGGATACCGCCAACACCACCGACACGAGCATGGCGACCAACGACGGTGCGACGTTCGATGCCGGCAACGTCGGCATGGCCGGCGACAATGCGACCGTGCCGGCGACGGGTGGGCAGGTCTTCGCCAACACCGCCGCGGCAAGCGATGCATTCGAGATCGCGACGTCGAAACTGGCGCTCGACAACAGCAATTCGGCGGCGGTCAAGAAATACGCCAACCAGATGATCGCCGCACACACCGCGTCGACCGACAAGCTCAAGGCGACGACATCGGGTCTGACCCCGGCGATCACGCCCGACCCGAAGCTCAATGCCGAGCAGCAGGCGACGGTCGATGCCTTGCAGGGCAAGAAGGGCGCCGATTTCGACACGGCCTATATCGCGGCTCAGCAGTCCGGCCACCAGCAGACGCTCGACATGCTGAAGGCCTATGGCGCGACCGGCGACGTCCCGGCGCTGAAGACCTTCGCGACCGGTCTCGTCCCCACGGTGGCGGCGCATCTCAACATGGCCAAGGGCCTGAAGTCCTGA
- a CDS encoding TldD/PmbA family protein: MAIFTEEQARAILTKCVALSKADECTAQLTGSIDGNIRFALNNISTSGIVSNADLAVQVAFGKRVGTATINAFDDASLERVVRRAEELARLAPENPEFVPAVGKQTYKATPTFSQATADITPEYRARVAGDSIAACKAQKLIAAGFLQDGQSFVAFANSKGNFGYQRASGADYTCTVRSEDGRGSGWVGRNVQDVSTFSAATDIRTAARKAAGSVDARALEPGKYTVILEPAAAAGLIGFMFNFFGAREADEGRSFLSKKGGGNKIGEQVFDPRVNIYADPNHPDAPAMPWDDNGLPRSRFQIVQNGKIANLDYSRYWAQKLGKPATAEPGNIIMDGGTKSTADLVRGTQKGILVTRTWYIRMVDPQTVLLTGLTRDGTFYIENGEIKYPLKNFRFNESPVIMLNNIDELGKPVRVKGDEGDTIMMLPPMRLRDFTFTSLSDAV, encoded by the coding sequence ATGGCAATCTTCACCGAAGAGCAGGCACGCGCTATCCTGACCAAGTGCGTCGCGCTGTCGAAGGCGGACGAATGTACCGCCCAGCTGACCGGTTCGATCGACGGCAACATCCGTTTCGCGCTGAACAACATCTCGACCAGCGGCATCGTGTCGAACGCCGACCTTGCGGTGCAGGTCGCGTTCGGGAAGCGCGTCGGCACCGCAACGATCAATGCGTTCGACGATGCCTCGCTGGAACGCGTCGTCCGCCGGGCGGAGGAACTCGCCCGCCTGGCGCCCGAGAACCCGGAATTCGTGCCGGCCGTCGGCAAGCAGACCTATAAGGCGACGCCGACGTTCAGTCAGGCGACGGCCGACATCACGCCGGAATATCGCGCCAGGGTGGCGGGCGATTCGATCGCGGCGTGCAAGGCGCAGAAGCTGATCGCCGCCGGCTTTCTGCAGGACGGCCAAAGCTTCGTCGCCTTTGCCAATTCCAAGGGCAATTTCGGCTATCAGCGTGCCAGCGGCGCCGATTACACCTGTACCGTGCGTAGCGAGGACGGGCGCGGATCGGGCTGGGTCGGCCGCAACGTACAGGACGTCAGCACCTTCTCCGCCGCCACCGACATCCGCACCGCGGCCCGCAAGGCGGCAGGATCCGTAGACGCACGTGCGCTGGAGCCGGGCAAATATACCGTCATTCTGGAACCGGCGGCGGCAGCCGGCCTGATCGGTTTCATGTTCAATTTCTTCGGCGCGCGCGAGGCCGACGAGGGGCGCAGCTTCCTGTCGAAGAAGGGCGGCGGCAACAAGATCGGCGAACAGGTGTTTGACCCGCGGGTCAACATCTACGCCGATCCCAACCACCCCGATGCGCCCGCGATGCCGTGGGATGACAATGGACTGCCGCGGTCGCGCTTCCAGATCGTGCAGAACGGCAAGATCGCGAACCTCGACTATTCACGCTACTGGGCGCAGAAGCTGGGCAAGCCCGCCACCGCCGAACCGGGCAACATCATCATGGATGGCGGTACCAAGTCCACCGCCGATCTGGTGCGCGGCACCCAGAAGGGCATTCTGGTGACGCGGACGTGGTATATCCGGATGGTCGATCCGCAGACGGTGCTGCTGACCGGCCTGACGCGCGATGGCACGTTCTACATCGAAAACGGCGAGATCAAATATCCGTTGAAGAACTTCCGCTTCAACGAAAGCCCGGTCATCATGCTCAACAACATCGACGAACTGGGCAAGCCCGTGCGCGTGAAGGGTGACGAGGGCGACACGATCATGATGCTGCCGCCGATGCGCCTGCGCGACTTCACCTTCACCTCGCTGTCGGACGCGGTGTAA
- a CDS encoding reverse transcriptase-like protein produces MTGRMTVYFDGGARPNPGRMEIAVVTGGRSHVRDDVGQGDNCTAEWLALCFAAEIARAAAAQDVLFVGDSRTIVEQALGRWACRSPQLQPHLAAYRAIVAAIPRVHVRHVRRSKNLAGYALAQRHPR; encoded by the coding sequence ATGACCGGGCGGATGACGGTGTATTTCGATGGCGGCGCACGGCCCAATCCGGGGCGGATGGAAATCGCGGTCGTCACCGGCGGACGCAGCCATGTCCGTGACGATGTCGGGCAAGGCGACAATTGCACGGCCGAATGGCTGGCGCTGTGCTTCGCCGCGGAGATCGCGCGCGCCGCGGCGGCGCAGGACGTGCTGTTCGTCGGCGATTCGCGAACCATCGTGGAACAGGCGCTGGGACGCTGGGCATGCCGCAGCCCCCAACTGCAACCGCATCTCGCCGCCTATCGCGCGATCGTCGCCGCGATCCCGCGCGTGCACGTCCGGCATGTCCGCCGGTCCAAGAACCTCGCCGGCTACGCGCTGGCGCAGCGCCATCCGCGCTGA
- a CDS encoding SPL family radical SAM protein, translating into MSGRGPWLPRRVLVTRSAMAWEHGRAIADRATALGIAVETLASDRLALGLPDDPRRAYAEAKRTLAVTVAPPSKLRLQPIAPSADWRVDLAEGCPAHCSYCYLAGSLKGPPITRVYANLPAIVAALPAYLGEGTITSRSAARAGEGTTYEASCYTDPLALEHLTGSLSTLIAAFGRWQAPVQLRFTTKFDAVEPLLALDHQGRTRMRASINPAQFARFEGGTSPVAARLAALAEMARAGYPVGLTIAPIIAAEGWQAAYGELIAQAGAALRTVPAVDCTIELITHRYTPGSKAVLDSWYPGSDLDMGEANRTEKRTKFGSVKHVYDAPTMTALRRFFETEIARELPFARVLYWT; encoded by the coding sequence GTGAGCGGTCGTGGGCCATGGCTGCCGCGCCGGGTGCTGGTGACGCGATCGGCGATGGCGTGGGAGCATGGCCGCGCCATCGCCGATCGCGCGACGGCGCTGGGCATCGCGGTGGAGACGCTGGCATCCGACCGGCTGGCGCTTGGCTTGCCCGACGATCCGCGCCGCGCCTATGCGGAGGCGAAGCGGACGCTGGCGGTGACGGTTGCGCCGCCATCGAAGCTGCGGCTGCAACCGATCGCACCATCGGCGGACTGGCGCGTCGACCTGGCGGAGGGCTGCCCGGCGCATTGCAGCTATTGCTACCTGGCAGGGTCGCTGAAGGGTCCGCCGATCACGCGCGTCTATGCCAATCTGCCCGCGATCGTCGCCGCCCTGCCCGCCTATCTGGGTGAAGGGACGATTACGTCGCGATCCGCGGCGCGGGCCGGCGAAGGCACGACCTATGAGGCCAGTTGCTACACCGATCCGCTCGCACTGGAGCATCTGACCGGATCGCTGTCGACGCTGATCGCGGCGTTCGGCCGGTGGCAGGCGCCGGTGCAATTGCGCTTCACGACCAAGTTCGATGCGGTCGAGCCGTTGCTGGCGCTGGATCACCAGGGCCGCACCCGGATGCGGGCGTCGATCAATCCCGCGCAATTCGCCCGGTTCGAAGGGGGCACCAGCCCGGTGGCAGCGCGGCTGGCCGCGCTGGCCGAAATGGCGCGGGCCGGCTATCCGGTCGGGCTGACGATCGCGCCGATCATCGCCGCCGAGGGGTGGCAGGCGGCCTATGGCGAGTTGATCGCGCAGGCCGGCGCGGCGCTGCGGACCGTGCCGGCGGTGGATTGCACGATTGAACTCATCACCCATCGCTATACGCCGGGGTCGAAGGCGGTGCTGGACAGCTGGTATCCGGGGTCCGACCTCGACATGGGCGAGGCCAACCGGACCGAGAAGCGGACCAAGTTCGGATCGGTCAAGCACGTCTATGACGCGCCCACGATGACGGCGTTGCGCCGCTTCTTCGAAACCGAAATTGCGCGGGAGCTGCCGTTCGCGCGGGTGCTGTACTGGACGTGA
- a CDS encoding type 1 glutamine amidotransferase — MHPIDAETFGLHASNERFAVYHFLVAESETADERDARRRHAGRSSGESYAATLEQMHPGVAITRIAPADGAAEVPSADRIARYDAVFVTGSPLHIYDDTPEVQRQLAFMRAVFASGTPAFGSCAGLQLAVAAAGGRVRKMPERIEAGIARRITATADGRHHPLLAGRAPAWDAPAIHGDEVEELPVGGLLLASNAVTRVQAAEIRHDGGVFWGVQYHPELSPGEIAVALRRQADDLIEAGLARDEAGVECRAALLDALHDAPDDRAVLWALGLDRQFANEDTRRLEISNFIATLVAPRRRAA; from the coding sequence ATGCACCCGATCGACGCCGAAACGTTTGGCCTGCACGCCTCCAACGAAAGATTTGCCGTGTATCATTTTCTCGTCGCCGAGAGCGAAACCGCCGACGAGCGCGACGCACGCCGCCGTCACGCGGGCCGCAGTTCTGGCGAAAGCTATGCGGCCACCCTCGAACAGATGCATCCGGGCGTCGCGATCACGCGCATTGCGCCCGCCGACGGGGCGGCGGAGGTGCCGTCCGCGGATCGCATCGCCCGCTACGATGCGGTTTTCGTCACCGGATCGCCGCTCCACATCTATGACGACACGCCGGAAGTGCAGCGCCAGCTTGCCTTCATGCGCGCGGTGTTCGCCAGCGGCACGCCCGCATTCGGGTCCTGCGCCGGGCTGCAACTCGCCGTCGCCGCCGCCGGCGGGCGGGTGCGCAAGATGCCGGAGCGGATCGAGGCCGGTATCGCCCGGCGTATCACCGCCACCGCCGATGGTCGCCATCATCCCCTGCTCGCCGGGCGGGCGCCGGCATGGGACGCGCCCGCGATCCACGGCGACGAGGTCGAGGAATTGCCCGTCGGCGGTCTCCTGCTGGCGAGCAACGCCGTCACCCGCGTGCAGGCGGCCGAGATCCGACACGACGGCGGCGTCTTCTGGGGCGTGCAATATCATCCCGAACTCAGCCCCGGCGAGATTGCGGTGGCGCTGCGTCGTCAGGCCGACGACCTGATCGAGGCGGGGCTGGCACGGGACGAAGCGGGGGTCGAATGCCGCGCCGCGCTGCTCGACGCGCTCCATGACGCTCCCGACGATCGCGCCGTGCTGTGGGCGCTCGGGCTGGACCGGCAATTCGCCAACGAAGACACGCGCCGCCTCGAAATCAGCAACTTCATCGCGACCCTGGTCGCACCCCGCCGGCGCGCGGCATGA